Proteins encoded by one window of Glycine soja cultivar W05 chromosome 15, ASM419377v2, whole genome shotgun sequence:
- the LOC114387638 gene encoding potassium transporter 10-like, producing the protein MASTGFDEDGDTRGGMWVLEQKIDQPMDEEAERLKNMYREKKFSTLLLLRLAYQSLGVVYGDLGTSPLYVFYNTFPQRINNQEDVIGALSLIIYSLTLVPLLKYVLIVLRANDNGQGGTLALYSLLCRHANIRTIPNQHRTDEELTTYSRSTIREKSFAAKTKRWLEETPYMKNIILMLALVGTCMVIGDGILTPAISVLSAVGGIKVNHADLSNEVVVLVAVVILVGLFSMQHYGTDKVGWLFAPIVLLWFLLIGGIGIFNICKYGSSVLKAFSPLYIYRYLQREGKDGWLSLGGILLSITGTEALFADLAHFPVSSVQIAFTLLVFPCLLLAYSGQAAYLMHNLDHSEDAFYRSIPDKIYWPVFVVATLAAIVASQATISATFSIIKQANAHGCFPRIKVVHTSKKFFGQIYIPDINWILMLLCIAVTAGFKNKSQIGNAYGTAVVLVMLVTTLLMILIMILVWRCHWVLVVVFTGLSLIVECTYFSAVLFKVDQGGWAPLAIAGAFLLIMYVWHYGTVKRYEFEMHSKVSMAWILGLGPSLGLVRVPGIGLVYTELANGVPHIFSHFITNLPAIHSVVVFVCVKYLPVYTVPEDERFLVKRIGPKNFHMFRCVARYGYKDLHKKDEDFEKKLFHNLFVFVKLESMMEGCSDSDDYSLYEEQTEGSRQGLLNNNANTASLNMDPTVSSVDSIVSVASPLHMNATIQSSGHVSSHTEVDEVEFLNNCRDAGVVHILGNTVVRARRDSRFHKKIAVDYIYAFLRKICRENSVIFNVPHESLLNVGQVFYV; encoded by the exons aaatTTTCTACATTGTTGCTTCTGCGGCTTGCATATCAGAGTCTTGGCGTAGTTTATGGAGATTTGGGAACTTCCCCCTTATACGTTTTCTATAATACATTTCCTCAACGAATTAACAATCAGGAGGATGTGATTGGAGCTCTTTCTTTGATTATATACTCTCTTACTCTGGTGCCACTGCTCAAATATGTTCTTATTGTATTAAGAGCAAATGACAATGGTCAAG GTGGAACATTGGCTCTTTATTCCTTGCTCTGTCGACATGCAAACATCAGAACCATTCCCAACCAGCATCGTACTGATGAAGAGCTAACAACATATAGTCGGTCTACAATCCGTGAGAAGTCATTCGCTGCGAAAACCAAGAGATGGTTAGAGGAAACAccttatatgaaaaatatcatTCTTATGCTCGCCCTTGTTGGTACCTGCATGGTGATTGGAGATGGTATTCTTACACCAGCTATATCTG TGTTATCTGCCGTTGGTGGCATCAAGGTGAATCACGCTGATTTGAGTAACG AAGTAGTTGTGCTGGTTGCTGTTGTAATATTAGTTGGGTTATTCAGCATGCAACATTATGGTACAGATAAAGTTGGTTGGCTATTTGCTCCAATTGTCCTTCTTTGGTTTCTTCTAATTGGAGGCATAGGAATATTCAACATCTGTAAATATGGCAGCAGTGTTCTAAAAGCTTTTTCACCATTGTATATATACCGCTATCTACAACGAGAAGGCAAAGATGGTTGGCTTTCCCTTGGTGGCATTTTGCTCAGTATAACAG GGACAGAAGCTCTTTTTGCTGACCTAGCACACTTTCCAGTTTCTTCTGTACAGATTGCATTTACTCTGCTAGTGTTCCCTTGCCTTCTTTTAGCCTACTCTGGACAGGCTGCTTACCTTATGCATAACTTGGATCATTCAGAAGATGCGTTTTATCGTTCTATTCCAG ACAAAATATACTGGCCAGTATTTGTTGTTGCAACATTAGCAGCTATAGTTGCAAGCCAGGCCACAATATCCGCAACCTTTTCAATTATTAAGCAAGCCAATGCTCATGGCTGTTTCCCCAGAATAAAAGTTGTACATACATCAAAGAAGTTCTTCGGCCAGATATATATTCCGGATATCAATTGGATCCTTATGCTTCTATGCATTGCTGTTACTGCtgggtttaaaaataaaagtcagaTTGGAAATGCATATG GTACTGCAGTTGTGCTAGTCATGCTGGTTACAACATTGCTTATGATTTTAATCATGATATTAGTGTGGCGCTGCCATTGGGTTCTGGTGGTGGTGTTCACCGGCTTATCATTGATTGTGGAATGCACATACTTCTCTGCTGTACTCTTCAAAGTTGATCAAGGTGGATGGGCTCCCCTTGCAATTGCTGGAGCATTTCTTCTCATTATGTATGTCTGGCATTACGGCACGGTGAAACGCTACGAGTTTGAAATGCATAGTAAGGTCTCAATGGCATGGATTCTCGGACTTGGACCGAGTTTAGGACTTGTTCGTGTCCCGGGAATTGGGCTAGTATACACAGAGCTTGCAAATGGAGTACCCCACATCTTTTCTCACTTCATCACAAACCTACCAGCCATCCATTCTGTTGTTGTCTTTGTATGTGTGAAATATCTCCCTGTCTACACTGTCCCAGAAGATGAAAGGTTCCTTGTAAAACGGATCGGACCAAAGAACTTCCACATGTTTCGATGCGTGGCGCGATACGGATACAAAGACCTGCACAAGAAAGATGAGGATTTTGAGAAAAAGCTTTTCCATAACCTCTTTGTGTTTGTGAAGCTTGAGTCCATGATGGAGGGGTGCTCAGATTCAGATGACTACAGCTTATATGAGGAGCAAACTGAGGGGTCAAGGCAAGGCCTATTGAACAATAATGCAAACACAGCTTCATTGAATATGGATCCAACAGTTTCATCAGTGGATTCAATTGTGTCAGTCGCATCTCCATTGCATATGAATGCTACTATTCAATCCTCTGGTCATGTTAGCAGCCACACTGAGGTTGATGAAGTTGAGTTCTTAAACAACTGCAGGGATGCTGGGGTGGTTCACATTCTTGGAAACACAGTTGTGAGGGCAAGGAGGGATTCAAGATTCCACAAGAAAATAGCTGTTgattatatatatgcatttcTGAGGAAGATATGCAGGGAAAATAGTGTGATCTTCAATGTTCCTCATGAGAGTCTATTAAATGTTGGTCAGGTTTTCTATGTATAG